In one window of Tellurirhabdus rosea DNA:
- a CDS encoding GNAT family N-acetyltransferase produces the protein MRITEINPADTWVIRHKVMWPDQPPAFVRIADDEAGTHYGLFLDEKLVSVVSCFQSGRQMQFRKFATLQEYQGRGFGTHLLTYVIDKARQNGVAQLWCHARRDKKEFYEKFGLAEPQEPNRFVRAGREYTRMEMSL, from the coding sequence ATGCGAATCACCGAAATCAATCCGGCGGATACCTGGGTCATTCGGCACAAGGTGATGTGGCCCGACCAGCCGCCCGCCTTTGTCCGGATTGCCGATGACGAGGCGGGCACACACTACGGGCTTTTTCTGGACGAAAAACTGGTGTCTGTCGTCTCCTGTTTTCAGTCCGGCAGGCAAATGCAGTTTCGGAAATTTGCTACCCTTCAGGAGTACCAGGGGCGGGGCTTCGGCACTCATCTTCTGACTTATGTGATCGACAAGGCCCGGCAGAACGGCGTTGCGCAGCTCTGGTGTCATGCCCGACGGGACAAAAAAGAATTTTACGAAAAATTCGGGCTGGCCGAGCCGCAGGAGCCGAACCGGTTTGTCCGGGCAGGACGGGAATACACGCGCATGGAGATGAGTTTGTGA
- a CDS encoding pentapeptide repeat-containing protein, translating into MEYYNQVFGPGTDLPGQWAQQDFEQCTFRKLELTGVSLSGANFTDCHFEECNLTRIQLKNTKLDDAVFTGCNLSHVDFGVVNAFGFRVSFRECKLDYTVFLNRNLKKTRFDDCSLREAHFLKCDMVGVVFNNCNLELARFGENNLSQADFSTSYNLRMDPDDNRLRKAKFSIHSLPGLLEKYDLVVKTGE; encoded by the coding sequence ATGGAATACTATAACCAGGTGTTCGGCCCGGGAACCGACCTGCCGGGCCAATGGGCGCAGCAGGATTTTGAGCAATGCACGTTCCGGAAACTTGAATTGACTGGAGTCAGTCTGTCGGGGGCCAACTTTACCGATTGCCATTTTGAAGAATGCAACCTGACCCGAATCCAGCTAAAAAACACCAAACTGGACGATGCCGTCTTTACGGGCTGCAACCTGAGCCACGTTGATTTCGGCGTGGTCAACGCTTTCGGATTTCGGGTGAGCTTCCGGGAATGCAAACTCGACTACACCGTTTTCCTGAACCGGAACCTAAAAAAAACGCGCTTCGACGATTGTTCTCTGCGGGAGGCTCATTTCCTGAAATGTGATATGGTCGGTGTGGTGTTCAATAACTGCAACCTTGAACTGGCCCGTTTTGGAGAGAACAACCTGTCGCAGGCCGACTTTTCCACTTCCTACAATCTTCGGATGGACCCGGACGACAACCGGCTCAGGAAAGCCAAATTCTCGATCCACAGCCTGCCGGGGTTGTTGGAAAAGTATGATTTGGTGGTGAAGACGGGGGAATAA